From Gossypium raimondii isolate GPD5lz chromosome 11, ASM2569854v1, whole genome shotgun sequence:
ctttttttgCTTCACATTGATCTTGTTTTTCTGTAGCTTTTCTCAAATTGGTCTCTAACTTGAATTTTATTGTAGTGCGATGATGTGATACTCTGAGATTGTACTATATTATCATAACTTAATTTAATCTAagttcaaaatcaaattaaaaaaatttaagtcccaaaattaatgtaaattaaaaagttttaaggatcgagttaaaaaaattgtttagatCACAGATTAAAtgttgctttatttatttattttgtttaaaaactaATGTATtaaattctaattctaaaacattttattattatgaactTTCAGAGTAGGAACATATCttcttttaatgtatttaatattttttaaaatacatattttatattttaaagagatttttaaaataatattttaaagagaataaaatatttggacaacaaaaataatagtgccaactattagtaaatttatttgttgatcacctaactatttaattttataatttttgtcacCAATTGTTTAACtgtagtaattttaaaaaatgcataatagtaattttaatatttgatatttatatattcatcaatttaatcttgattctaaaaatttaaccctcaacatttacatattatgtaaatttttttcagttttgCTTTTTTTGTGACCTCTTTTagcttaaaaactaaaaaataaataaatttatcagcTAAATTTTgatgggaaaaataaaaaatggaaacaccaaaaatccaagatactaattttcatgttttatcattcttttaaaattaatcctcAGTGtcacaagaaaataaaattacaaaaaagaccaaattacacaatgtataaatgttaagggttaaattttttataaccaagactaatttaacataatttataaatgttgagaataaaatttgctattatatttaatttgaaagcTGCCACCGTCGGCTggtgacaaaaaaataattaaatagtcgaatgatcattttataacttttgatcaaaaagtaattttactaataattggGTCACAAtgtaagaataaaaatactttttgagtaaaataataaaataattgaaattagaGGATGGGGGTTTTCCTAGGAGAAAAGTGAGGCTTAATTAGTGATTTCATTATCGCAGATAGAGTAGTTCTATATTTTTTCCACGCGCATTTAAAAGTGTGAAACACACATGCCAGGTCTCAAGGCTTTTCATATCGATCTTGAGGAAGGTGCGTGAAACGTAAACTATTACAAGTCCATGTTTATAAATCAAATCCCGTGAATCTCGTGTGGGCCGGTCTCAAATAAAATCTCTTTTCTTATTTGtcgaaagaataaaatgtcTTTCACTCCTCGTGATGCTTTGATTGATTAAAATTGATGTGTAATATtttgtgtatttaaaataatttttttaaaaattaattaattacactTTCTGATCATTGTTATCAATATAGGAGGACGGGAGTTTGAgtgtattaaaatatattgttttaattatgagTTTGGGAATTGAGATCGACTATGAGTAGTTCTAAgcattatgtaaaaaaaaacaaatatgattaaaattttatgcaataGCTTAATGGTCAAGGGTGTTTATTGCTCCAGGTGTGGCTTAAGTTCGAGTTGTGTTAATTGTATTGGTTTTTTGGGCTTTGCCTGGGAcctaattttgttgattttttagattaaagatcaattgataaaatatctaaacattgaagggctaaatttgttactaGGTCAATAAAAGAAGACCAACGTTATCTTTTTGTTACTCGTCTAATTGCGACTAACGAGAGAGTGgctaaaatatttgatttcaaaaaattgaatgactaaattgaaaaaattaataatcgagtgaccaaaatagaattaAAGGTATAGTTGAGTGaaatttttgtagtttaccctataatttaaatacaatttaaaggATTAATCTCAAATTTTAGCATAGTAGAAGAAGGAAAACCAAAATTATACgttttctcaaataaaaatccttaaaaattacatttttcgaaatcgtttttttaaaaaaaaaagaagaaaaaagaaagtggGGACAAACAACGGGTATTGATAGATGGTCAGTACTACTGAAGCTGTGCCCAGCAATATcgttttgaataaataaataaataaataaataaataaataaataaataaataaataaaaaattttaaaaatttaaattaaaataaattaaaaagctCTCCTCAAAATCAACCAATCAATCATTTCTCTACTTTCAATCCAAggcgagagagagagagagatcgCCTTCTCAGGCTTTTGTGCCCTAAGGTAAATTTTTTGTTCCCCATTTGTTCTTCTGGGTCGATTCTCAAATTCTTGTTTGATCTCAGATTCTttatatttccattttttttaatttttggggtttaatttaatattcttttgggtAAAAAGGAAAAGTAGAATGATCGATTCTTTTTCTCTTTCGATGATTATGCTTTCTTGGTGAAATGGGTATGTGAAAGAGATTCTTTTCTTGGTTGATCTTTGATTTGGGTCTTTTTTTTTGTCGTGGTTTAAATAGATTTGAAATGGGTTTTTGAAGGGTTGAACCACTGATTTTACTTGATTTagttttggttttgaaattcAGTTGTTGGGTTAAAgacccttttttatttctctcttttggggtttttgattttttgttcaTAGTTTTGAGTTGCTGATTATAGGGGGAATAGCCCCTTGCTGCATGTTTCAAGcagattttgtttttgatttacCACTTACGATCTACATACTGTATATGAAGTTAAGACTTAATCGAAAAACCCGGTTTTCAAAGAAAGTAAGGCATAAGTATTATATTTGCTCAATCTATTTTGTGCTGCAGATTTAAGCTTTTGATAATCTATGGATGCTAGTTGTGTCTGTTTGAATGCAAAAAGCAAAATGGAATTTGATTTCGTTTTGTTTCATCTGGAGTATGAAATGTTAGCTTTAATTTCtgattctttgtttttaatgtgttgTTTAATTGTTTTGGAGTTGCAGAATTCTCACTTTTCTCGCTGTAAATAAGTGCAAAAGTCGGTGAACTTTTGGGGACGTGTTCTTACTGAGGTTCAGAGCCTTCATTCGAGGATTCTTGTTCTTCCTTAGCATGGTAATTTTCTGCGGTTTGCTTTACACTGTTTGTATCTTTTGACTGTTTTGTTGGAAAAGATTAATTCGTTCTTTCTTAGGTTGATGGTCACACGTTTTTATTTGTTGTATATAGTtcgaattaaagaaaaaaaaaatggtcctatatatatgtgtgtgtgtattaTGTGGATTCTTATTTCAATCTATTGTGTTTTTGTTAGGCAACCAATGAAAATCTTCCACCAAATGTTATAAAGCAACTGGCAAAGGAATTGAAGGGTCTTGACGAATCACCTCCGGAAGGAATTAAAGTTGGTGTAAATGATGATGATTTTTCGATCATTTATGCTGACATTGAAGGGCCAGGCACGTAATTCTGTCCGAACATATTACTTCCTTTGTGGCATGCTTTTTACGTTTTGAGACTGATAATTTTTTTGGCTTTGCAGCTGGGACTCCATATGAAAATGGTGTTTTCCGTATGAAGTTGTTACTGTCTCATGATTTCCCTCATTCTCCTCCGAAAGGTATGTCAGGTTTTTAATTTTCCTCAACTTCATTGCTTGCGATTTTTGTTTCGGTCCGTTTTTAAGCCAATCATACTGTATTTGCGGTATTCAAACCTTATGGTGATTCCATATGTTGAAAAactgttttattttggttaaactCTGCTATAAGTCCTTGTACTTTgcaaaagttgtggatttagtccccataatttggttgtttttagtccctgtacttttcgaattttaaaatttcagtcattACCAAATGATAACCATTAAATTCATTCAGTTAAGTTTTGCTATTTTCAGAATGTGATGTGACaagaatattattatatgtgtaatgaCATGTCAGCTTGTTATTTCAAAGTATTATTTGCTAAAAATTCAGTTGATGGATTAACAACTGTCATTGcgtcaagattgaaatttcaaaatttgaaaaatattagggacttaaaatgatccaattggagaatatggactaaatctacaattatatgCATAGTAGAgggattaaaattgatcaatttggGAAATGCAgggattaaaattgatcaaattaaagtacagagactaaatcTAGAATTTTTgcaaagtacagggactaatagcagaatttaaccttttgattttgtgcaatacTGAATATCTGAAGTCCATCTGTACTGCAGGCTACTTTCTGACCAAGATTTTTCATCCAAATATTGCACCCAATGGGGAAATCTGTGTAAACACACTAAAAAAGGATTGGAATCCAAGTCTTGGATTACGACACGTACTCATCGTAAGTTCCACTGGACCGTAGACGTTATACTATATATCTCTTTTTATCAGTTTGTTTGATAAGATCTGCTCGAGAATTGTGAATTTCATTTAGAATTTCAGCTTTTACTTCTCCGGCTTCATCatgtcttttattttccttggcACCAATCAATGCCACTGCAGATAGTTAGGTGTTTATTGATTGAACCATATCCAGAATCTGCACTAAATGAACAGGCTGGCAAGATGCTGCTTGAAAATTATGACGAGTATGCCCGGCATGCCAGGTGAGGCTTGCCTAACCCATCTCTATATCTAACACCTTTATACGTTATTCGTTTAATATTTCACGATGTGGAACCGTAGAACATTAAATGCGATAGAATTTGGAACAGTACAAAgtgttgttttgttgttttctatTAGAAATTCCTTCAGCTGGAAGGACATAAACTCGGCTAACCTTGGCTGAATCCATTGTCTTTGCTTTCGGGTAATACCACTTTAATTGTTTGACTTTTTCTACGACCGGACAGTCAAGATTTCAAATACAGTGGTATATTGTGCCCTACAGATACTAGATTATAGTATAGTATAGGGTTAATATAGCtattagtccttaaacttggTAATTAGGTCCacttggtacctaaactttggCAACTAGGTCCATGTTGGTTTTTGAACTTGGCAAATGTAAAAGTTTGGTGTGATTTTCAGGTGACATGgcttaattaaacttttacatttgtCAAGTTCGAATACTAAAGTGAGCAAATAAAAAACCACGGTACCAAAGTGGACCCATTATTGTTTGGTCAAAATCTGCTATTAGACCTTGTACTTTGCGTAAGTTGTGAATTTAGTACATGTACcttaatttggtcatttataGTTCATGtacttttagaatttgaaaattttagtcctaaccAAATGAcaactattaaattcataaagttgttatttttaaaatttaatgtgtcaaacatattatcatatgtgtaatgctatatttgtttgttatttttcacatattattcacaaaaaattagttaataggTTTAATGATTGTCGTTTgcattaagattaaaattttaaaattgaaatatatagcCACTAATACTGATCCAATTGGTGAATTGtactaaatctataactttagGCATAATACAGGACTAatgacataatttaaccaaacatatttaattGTTACCATTGGGtcaggattaaaattttaaaatttgagaagtACGGGGactaaaatcaatcaaattaaagtacaggTACTAAGTCCACAATTTATGTATAGTACAGGGTCTAATAGTGGAATTTGACTTTATTGTTTTGTTAGTTTTAAGATTGAAATAGGAAGGTCCAAAGATGGTATGAGTGATGCATTCTTAAAGGAATTCAAATGGAATTGCCCACAAAAAATGCAGGTCTCACAATCTTCTGTTCTTAAAACACAGGCTTTATACTGGAATCCATGCGAAACCAAAACCGAAGTTGAAATCAGGAGCTATTTGTGAGTCAACTACAGCATTGAACGTGGAGCAGCATAATACCTCGGTTCTGAATATCGAGCAGAAAAATGCAGCAAGTGGTGCCGGGTTATCATTGCCATCCCCACTCGCTCCGTCATCGACAAAAGGAGGCAACAATCCAGACCATCAGCCGCAGCTGCAGCAGCAGCCTATAGTTCCGGCAACTGAAACTGGAGTTAGTGGAACAGCCGTCGTAGGAATCTCGGGAACTGCTCCTAAGAAGGAAGGTCTGTCGAAAATCCCTGCAGACAAGAAGAAAATGGATGCTAGAAAGAAAAGTCTCAAGAGATTGTAAAACcataggttttttttataagtaataagatataattaaaagaactttGTAAGGGTTCGGAAATTGGTTGTTTTCTGGTGTAATGGATGCTTCATTCTGAGAAGGTGATGATCAAATTTGCACGTTGTTTTCCGTCTCATATTTGTGGGCTTATGGCTGCATAGACAGGGTTGCATATATATCATTAATCCAAAATTAGGATACTGTTCAATATAAGGTACATCCTTGCATGTAGCTAGTTAAGAGAATTTAAATAGCTAAGAGGATTactacataaaaaatatattatgaacTGATAAAACATCGGATGAGTCAAGTTGAAAGTTACCTCCAATTCGGGCTAACACATCAGAGAGCATTCTACACTCATGAATCATGCGTAAGTGACTTAAAAGTCATAATGTGGAGGAGCATTCTACACTCATCAATTAGAGAGAATAAATGCATGTTAGAGACTTTAGCAGTAGacataaattgaataatggTAGTAGCATCTACTTTAATCTCAAGATTTGTAATATTCAAATCCTTGGCTATTGAAAACTCATCTCTCAATGCCTATACCTTCGCTTCAATGCTGGTGGCTCTTGGAATATGTCAATACGCTCTAACTATCCAACCACATGAATGATTCCTAATGAGAATTTCAGCCCCCACTCTTTCATGGTTTTCGATGGATGATCTATCAATATTAAGTTTGAACCAACCCCCACTCACTTAGGCAGTTAGGCCCAAAGGCAAGAGCATTACCAGTAAGCCAAACTTCCCATAAAGTGAAAGTAGACCTGTTTATGGGTCGGATTACTTGTCTAAGCACAAAGGCTCGCCTAAAAATTtaggagggtttgggtaaaaatattaggctTGGAAAATGAGTTTGGGAAAATGAGTTGAGGTCAATTTGAACATTCAAGGCGCGAGCTTGGCCCAGCCCGacccaaatttaaatttataatactttatattatgttctttttatacatgtaatttataacacttaaaaaagtaaatctatactaaatatataataatgtaaacattagaaaaatgttaagatgactagataagaaattttaataaataaaaaatatattaaattaaaataatataaatatatattttaaaaattaaaaataacatgggTAGGCTTAAAACGAGCTTGGGTTAGCCTTTTGCAAATATGGaaggcttgggcaaaattttaggcgcATATTTCGGGTTGGGTCTAACGGGGCTTGGGCAAGcataaaatgtgttaatatcACGCTTAGCCCTGATCCGAAATTAACTTAGCCCGGCCTATGAACTGATTTAGGTGAAAGTAAAAAGGACATTCCAATGAATTTTTGGTTTGGTTGCCCAAATTTTGGAAGATAGATTAGTTGCAAGCTCGTTCTCCCAAGTGGCACCAGTTATGGGAGAGATTTGGGCATAAGCGCAAATCAAATCCTAAAACCTACTAGTAACTTGGCCATCCCTAAATAAATGTTGAATATCCTTATGTGAATTGATGTAAAGTGGGTATCAATCCTCTAGGAAATTTCTATGTTGAAGGAAAGTTTTAGTCGGGACAAATTTAAACCCACGTTTTCATAGGAATATTTTCGGTTTCGAAGGCAACTTAGATCCCTAAATATATGTCCACAAGTGAGAGTTTGGACTAGGCACTGACAGACACTTCTCTAAAGCCATAGAATACGCACACGCAAGTGTGAAGCAACTAGTCTTCGATGGTCCCCAACAAATAATATCACTTTCCATAGATGACTCTAGTATTTGGGTGCTTAAGAAAGCATCAACCATATCTCCTAGAATATGGTTGGAAAAACAATGGGGGTCTATATTCATCCTATTTGACTCTCGCATGACTAAACGTTTAGTTACCTTCCTCTTGCCTAAGTAGGCCTTGGATTTGTTCTCGTACTGGTCCAAATCCTAACTAattatcaaacaaaaaattaactatTCTACCATTTTGAATGATCCATCCGATCCCTGAAGCAAGAATTGGACTAATCTTACGTATGGAGTTCCATATGGTAAAAATATTCTTCACAGCATGAGGGTTCCTTGGGTCCCGAAGGTATTTAGCTTTAAGAGTTTGGGGCCAGAGATTGTCCTCATGAAGTAGTCTCCAACCTAATTTAACCAGGAAggcttgagttttttttttgtttggctTGGGGTATACCCATATCTCCTTTTATCCTTAGGGTGAGTAACAGTTTCCCACTTAATTAAGTGTAGCTTTGAAGCTAACTCACTTCCTCCCCGAAGGAAATTTCTGTTGATACAATCAAGATGATTCAAAATAGAGGTAAGAAGTAATCGAAATTGGATGAAATAGTTTGGGATGGTAGCCATAGTGTACTAAATAAGAACTAAACAACTCGTTGGAGAGAGAAGATTCACTTTCCAAGTATTCAATTTACTTTTCACTTTACCAATAATAAAAACACAATCCCCACAGGTTACTCTACTTGACTGAATAGGCAAATCCTAATCTAGAGTTTCCCTAATGCCTAGCGATCTGCTGATACGCTCATTAATATTAGAAAGTCAATTAAGAGAGAAAACCACTCTAAACTTGGCAAAGTTAATATATTGTCCTGATTCTTCCATAAATGAAAGGAGTTATATTCAAAGACACTCatatgaaaagaagaaacaagtGCATAAAGGTCAAAAGCTTAATTCCaataatttcttattatttttctcatttctcttgTACACATTAGTGGGTTTAGTCGTGATTCATTCTTTCAAGTGTTGTATTATTGTGTGAGAGTGTTTTAttgttatatataaactttCTAGAGGTGATAATTCTTTCGTAACTTTATTTCTCATTTGTGAGAGGATTTACTTAAGGTTTTTGGTATAAAACCTTAAAGGGAAGTGACCTTATATTACcttatgaaaagataaaaattgtaaaggttaaacattgtttttaaaatgttcaaatctagtgaatttggaaaatccttagttgtggtAAGTTAAGATAATGGAGGTAGGCAATTAAGGCCGAACCACTATAAATTTTTGTGTCTCTATTGTTTGCCatatttgcttaaaatttttaaacaccaATTCATCCCTCCTCTTGGTGATTATTGATCCCAACATAGTTGTTAAGtcctatataaatatattttgtgatAAAGCAATATTTAGTCCGTGAACTTGACAACTTTTTTCTTGTAggttattgaatttttttattcacattTGTCCTTGGAAACTTTTCCCATTTAGTTCTTAAACTTGGATTCCGTTAAGATACGATGATATGAAACTTTGAGATCATGTCACGTAATCGtctaaacattttttataacatatttataaaattttaataattttgttgtatttttttagattttatataatttttaaacttttcatgTGATTAGATGACATAATCTTAGAATATCACGTCATCACGCCTTAATGGAATTCAAGTTCAGGggataaaatgggaaaattgtCAAGTTAAGGGACTAAAGTTGCTTTAtcccttatatttttaatgcacttttttcttttgataattgGAGAAGGGGAATGAGGTTACTTGGGAAGTAATACTCTTACCACTAAGTCAAGAGGTTGTTGGCAATCATTTTGTTTCATTCACATCATGGATATGATATAATCTAGTATATAtaggataattattttatttaccatcAATGGAGTAAAAAAACCTCTACAAGTGAATCTAGATTTATAGTAGTGGAATACAAAAAACTCTACAAGGGTTGTTACTAGTGTGACACGTGGTGTCCTGTAAACTACAAAAACTCTATGtctttaatatgaaattaatatcaCATGTCATAAACATGTCAATTTTGACTAGAACTAGAAAATCTAATCCGATTaacttgaatttgaattttgtataacctaatttaaccataaaaaaatataactcGAACTATGATCTAATTCAAAAAAACTTGATTAGTAAACtcaaatgattaaatttgaaataacaaGTCAAACCCAAAATTGacttaaacacaaataaattgaaaatttgataacTCAAATTGACCTGACACAAAATCAACTTGACATTCTCAATGGATCAGTCTACCGCCATATATTCAATTCATctactttttagtttttctaatACACTTAGAAAGATACTTGTGTTGCCATATTACCATCTCATACCTCCCTTATGAAATCAACTAAGCAACAACGTAGTAAGTGAAACTAATATACATAGACATGAACTTTAAAATATAGAGttataagattaaaaataaatttaactgttcatctttttaaaataaaaataaaaactaattcaTCTTTTTAATATACATTATAGGTTGACGACAACTAAACTATCCATGTTAAGAAACATTCTTCTTGCCTTAATAAACTAAGCTTGATATAAACCATCATAAGCACTTTACAAATGGCATCAGTCGCATTGTAATACCCTATATTGCTTGCAAAACTCAACACTCACTCTCCATTATAATCCTTTATTGCTCCTCCTAGAGAAGCTATATCAACCTTTATGTTAACAGCTCCATCGACGTTGACCTTATATCATCACATAAGTTAGATCCCTTAATGAATCAAACGATAAACCTGATTATGATCTTGAACA
This genomic window contains:
- the LOC105761556 gene encoding ubiquitin-conjugating enzyme E2 22, translated to MATNENLPPNVIKQLAKELKGLDESPPEGIKVGVNDDDFSIIYADIEGPAGTPYENGVFRMKLLLSHDFPHSPPKGYFLTKIFHPNIAPNGEICVNTLKKDWNPSLGLRHVLIIVRCLLIEPYPESALNEQAGKMLLENYDEYARHARLYTGIHAKPKPKLKSGAICESTTALNVEQHNTSVLNIEQKNAASGAGLSLPSPLAPSSTKGGNNPDHQPQLQQQPIVPATETGVSGTAVVGISGTAPKKEGLSKIPADKKKMDARKKSLKRL